One part of the Diadema setosum chromosome 22, eeDiaSeto1, whole genome shotgun sequence genome encodes these proteins:
- the LOC140245088 gene encoding uncharacterized protein — protein sequence MERGIFQGCPISPYLFLLVIESMALAIRQNLNIKGIPVGENDLKISLLADDSTCFIDGSQNSFRSLFDTIGSFSESSGCKLNISKSEAIWIGSLKGSQKFPFSEKGLKWNKSTFKTLGIHFSLNISNLYDLNHKTKLKSIKNILNCWRVRNLSLVGKICVIKTLLLPQLLYYFSVLCIKIPKKFFRQINTILYKFIWSGGSDRVKRHLLCNDYSLGGLKMIDPYMFSIAQKMTWVKMLLDDNYQSIWKFIELCILDDFSGRKDILWKAHPPACILNKLGSSQLAESLQTWYIFREKIVKDEFNTAFSAIGSCQCIWFNRSIRSKSKQYFLYEDWLDKGIVFISDLLNPPHPGYKSFEELILDYDISKKDRRRKNFLLKNIPKDWFVSSDLTPDKIFEEIKAKLLKTQKNPKFAYSIIQETCYPERQTVFWSDLQESEEINWEKVHVNNFLCTINTRIRSFYFKLFHRAIALNNFLYKIKRKDSPNCSFCKNAPETYIHIFVQCPSVQPIWEDTLKAISQKINKPLNVSLFEQMFGFDSDKFLTYLFLLLKYYIYICKFQNKPPSFKGYKSYITANKELEYNIAKRNNKLSIHFRKWRFDL from the coding sequence ATGGAACGAGGTATTTTCCAAGGGTGTCCTATATCCCCATACCTGTTTTTGTTGGTTATCGAGTCTATGGCTCTTGCTATTAGACAAAACCTAAATATTAAAGGTATCCCAGTgggtgaaaatgatttgaaaatttcTTTGCTAGCAGATGACTCTACTTGTTTCATTGACGGTTCACAAAACTCGTTTAGATCACTTTTTGATACTATTGGTTCATTTTCTGAGAGTTCTGGCTGTAAGCTTAACATCTCTAAATCAGAAGCAATTTGGATTGGTTCTTTAAAGGGTTctcaaaaatttccattttcggaGAAAGGTCTTAAATGGAATAAGTCTACTTTTAAAACTCTAggtattcatttttctttgaacatAAGTAATCTGTATGATCTTAACCACAAGACAAAGCTTAAATCcattaaaaatattttgaattgttgGCGTGTAAGAAATTTATCTCTGGTCGGGAAGATCTGTGTTATAAAGACCCTATTGCTGCCTCAACTTCTGTATTATTTTTCGGTATTATGTATAAaaataccaaagaaattttttagacaaataaacacaatactatataaatttatatggaGTGGTGGAAGTGATAGGGTCAAAAGACACCTCTTGTGTAATGATTACTCTTTGGGTGGTTTAAAAATGATTGATCCATACATGTTTTCTATTGcacaaaaaatgacatgggtcaAAATGCTTCTTGATGATAACTATCAAAGTATATGGAAATTTATTGAATTATGTATTTTAGATGATTTTAGTGGTAGAAAAGATATATTGTGGAAAGCACATCCCCCTGCAtgtattttgaacaaattaGGCTCAAGTCAATTAGCCGAATCTCTTCAAACATGGTACATTTTTagagaaaaaattgttaaagaTGAATTTAATACAGCTTTTTCTGCAATTGGTTCTTGTCAATGCATTTGGTTTAACAGAAGTATTCGTTCAAAATCCAAACAATACTTCTTGTATGAAGATTGGTTAGACAAAGGTATTGTCTTTATAAGTGATCTACTCAACCCTCCCCATCCAGGTTATAAATCATTTGAAGAACTGATTTTGGATTACGATATTAGCAAAAAGGACAGGCGGAGAAaaaattttttattgaaaaatattcCAAAAGATTGGTTTGTTTCCTCTGATTTAACTCCAGACAAAATATTTGAGGAAATTAAAGCAAAACTTTTAAAGACTCAAAAAAATCCAAAGTTCGCTTACAGTATAATACAAGAAACATGTTATCCAGAAAGACAGACtgtattttggagtgacctccaAGAGTCCGAAGAAATCAATTGGGAAAAGGTTCATGTGAACAACTTTTTATGTACCATAAATACACGTATTcgatctttttattttaagctATTTCACAGAGCTATAGCTTTGAATAACTTTCtatataaaattaaaagaaaagattctCCCAATTGCTCATTTTGTAAGAATGCCCCTGAAacctatattcatatttttgttcaatGTCCTTCAGTTCAACCCATTTGGGAGGATACTCTTAAAGCTATCTCTCAGAAAATCAATAAGCCACTAaatgtttcattatttgaacaaatgtttggttttgattctgataaatttttgacatatctttttcttttacttaaatattatatttatatttgtaaatttcaaaataaaccaCCGAGCTTTAAAGGTTATAAATCGTATATCACAGCCAACAAGGAGCTTGAGTATAATATTgctaaaagaaataacaaactttcgattcatttcaggaaatggagatTTGATCTGTAA